The Neodiprion pinetum isolate iyNeoPine1 chromosome 5, iyNeoPine1.2, whole genome shotgun sequence genome segment CCGACTAGCGAATTTTTACGCACATATTTAATAATTCGCCCGAGCTTTTTCCTCCTGCTAGCCGTATTCTTGAATTCAAATGATAACGTAATCAACTTCCGTGAACTTGATTCCTTTTTTTACGCAAAACACATGTGTTACGCGACACATGCGTCCTTTGTAAAATCCCGTGTATGCGcgttataaattattcgtGCACTTACCAACAACCTCCATTTCCTCCAATTATTCTAGCGTTTGTTCACGcatcaaaaaacaaaacaaaggAAGTCGAGATGGTAACATGTCGGGtttaaatgaaagaaattgaaacaatcAAGGGGGTGCCTGGTCGATATTCACGTTGACACATATAtatccaaatatcgaagtccgcGTATCTTAAACGCAAAAAAAGGTTCATATTGTAGTTAGTAACATTATCGTAATGATTCCTGCTGAGGAAAAccgttttttcacgattttggaATTGCCTAACATTCAGTAAACCGTGATAAAACGAAACACACTCATATTTAAAAATCTTAGttctttaaaaatcattgtaaaattgagaaaatagtgattttttcaccgatgtttcgttacgataaagTTCCTACAACTTCGTAAAAAGAGTTTAAAAACCCCGTTGTATACACAACTCTGAACAAAACACTCCAATATATTTTCGTTTGATGCAGAAATAAAGGAATGGGCACGaattctacgaaatcgcaatAATAAATTCACAGAAGTCAAGCCATTTCTATATTTCTGCggcaaatgaaaatgtgttggagtgtttttttttttgttaagaaTCGTGTACAGAACGGGGCTTTCAAGCCCTTTTCGcatttgagatacgtggatttcaatatttaaaaatatatgtataacgtcGAAATCGCCTAGGTTCACCCCCTTTTTCATCGCGACGAATTCCAATTACGCAAACTTCCAAACTTCCGGTAAGAAATATTCCAATGGATAATGCATCATCAAAAAATGTCCACAAGCCATAAAACCACGCGTGTGTATCGATTTGTGGATTGGTTTGTTTTACAATCCGGCTCTTGACCGATCGATGTTAAGCACAATACAAAACCTCAGAGAAAAAAGTCACGTATCATGTGGCACTCGCATACCTCGTCTACCTAAAACAACCCTTCGCGCATACCCGCGTCGCGATGGCGACTGGGGTCGAAGTTGCGTAGGTATAGTCGGGATTGAATAGAGCGAAGAAGAAAGATTTGACGGTGAAGACGCGGATGAGGATGGGGGTCCGGATAAGGGCGAGGGCGAGGGCGAGGGTGAGCAAGTGGAAGCATCCCTCGCTCGCGCATTGCGCCGCGACCTTTACCGGACCCCTTTCCTCCCGTCGAACGACCTGGGCCAGTAAAGATGGCTGTCCATTACTCtcaggatttttcaaatgcGAATGGTTTTTAGAACGCGATAAACGGTTTCCGGTTTTTCGATTAAGAATATCTCGCGACCATGCTCGGTGGACGGAGGAATTTACCGATCGATGATTGAGGCCCTACAGGGAAAAAGTTGACGAACAATCGCGCTGGTCGCCGGtggtgtaaaaatatttgtaaatgcTCGCGACACACCTTCGATATGGCGCGGTCTACGACGTTCCTTAAATCGTAATTCCTATCTCCTATCTAAACTATATATAAACAGTGCGCAAGGTGCATAAGATGGACtgaatttcgttgaaattacGTCATTGTATAACGTGCGGATATTCTTATTTATTCGAGAGACTCGCTGATATATTTTACGTGGAATATCAATTCATTATGATTATGTACACCGCCGCTGATAATCGTATGGGGCAAAACGAGATTGCTCAGGTataaaaagattataataattcgTTTTTATCGCACCCCCGAAAAACCTCGTTTTAGGGATCGATTTAAAATATAGCGTACCACAAATGCTGTGAATTTTTAGTTTGAATTATCATCCCAACCTAtgcgtaatttttattcatttaaaatacaattttcattattctacaTGCAAAATACTTTAAGACTGATattgaagttcgtaacgttattgtaacgatttataCTGGGGAAAAAGCGTTATTTCACTATTTTGGGATTGGTTGGAATTCGgtaaatcgtaaaaaaacaaaacagtcATACTTAGAAATCTTAGTTCCTTCaaaatcgttgtaaaaatgagaaaaaaatgatgtttCCTCCCATGTTTCGTCACGATAACGATGCTGACTTCAACTTCGAAAAGACTACTTAGCATACACTGTTCTTCAGTTGGTTCAGTtttagaagtttttttttactaattttcatgacttactgatttttatttcctcttgTATTGATGGTCAGGGAGCGTATATTCTTGACACAGAACGCCCCCttttatttacacatttttaaatGGTTCCCAATTCATTGAACTCTTAATAAGTTCGTActgagtatttttttctaataaagtCAGCTGCAGATTCAGTCAAATTTTCGTACACCTGGTATTTTAATTGCAGTGTTAATAGCAAACCAAAGATATATGTTTTATTCGtgtttttattgaattattctgTTAAATCACATCAAATAATATGCTTACATCATTTACATACTTTTATCTAAGATAATTGTCTTCAATAATTGGGTCTCGTCACTTATCTCTGGGAGTGTTAATTAATTTGTCTACAATATTCTCTAATAAACGGTGAAAATAAGACAGCAAAGTCTTACTATTCTACAGGATTAAgttatttttaatgttttgaaTTTATACCAACAGGTGATAGCATTCGTATGTGGGGTGATAGTCATTTTGTTAATGATAATGGGACTGGCATCGACTGACTGGTTGATGGCGCTAGGATGGCGACAAGGTCTCTTTGCACACTGCATTGAAGACGGTGCCCCGACTCCATTGCCATTCCATATGACTACACCAGCGGGATGTTATCAGGCTCGGGATGTCGGTAAGATTCGTTCTTCgattgataatattttaatttcatctatactattaaaaaattaacgaaacttatcaataaaaatgttttccgTTCATTTTTCACAGGATACATAAAAGCGGCAGCTGCGCTCTGTGTCGTATGTCTTTTGGCTGATATAGCAGCAACAATTTTAACAGGACTAGGCCTGCGATCTCAAGACCATCGCGATAAGCACAAGTATTATCTTTTTGCGGTGTTCTGTATGGGGCTTGCATGTAAGTGGCAGTCTGAaacgtgtataaataaattttgttggaattgtattatgtatacagTCAATCAATTGCATGTCTTGCCATTCACtaaatttattgattattttctcactttcAGTAGCCGCTCTTCTCATAGCTCTCGTCGTTTATCCAGTTTGCTTTGCTGCAGAACTGAATCATGGTaagcaattatttttctcccaAGTATCGCCAGAAGTCTTGTGCCACAAGTCTATGTTATCTTATCTTGCATAAACTCGGTAGCGCAATGCTTTTCGTACCAGGCAGTACTTTCATTGTGAAATGTAATTAGATATAATTTTTAGTAGTGAATATTCAGTTGATTGCATTAGTctactgaaaaaattattttatttaggAAATACAACAATGATCGAGTTGTAATTTATTGACGGATGACTCAAGTCTCcgcatttttttaatggaaattttcgaaaattaagtgttccaaagaaaatttttacttcactTGCATATCTTAAATAGTAATTAGTTCAACTGGTTTACTGCTCTTGAGGATTAAAAAGAAATAGCCACACCATGAGTCATCCACATTGATTACAGTCGAGTATTTCTCTCGTCGACTGATTACTCAAGTTCCTATTTCAGTActcagaaattcaaaaaagcAGGCccatatttaaatatatacatatatatagatggTGATTCATGACAAGAATGTTATTGTCCTCAAGGAAACCGAACTATGTGGGAGTTTGGCTGGGCATATGGAGTTGGCTGGGGGGCAGCTATTTTTCTATTTGGTGGAGCAGTACTTCTCTTATGTGATAAAGAGAGCGAAGAAATTTACTacaaggagagaaaaatcgtcCGTGATGATataggaggtggaggaggttCCATGATTGGAGTAGGGCATCACGGAGTAAGAAGCGGCACACAGCTAGCTTAGTGGCATTGCTCCCTGCCCGACGTTGTCCTCTAGGTGACTGGTTATATTTCTCTTGTGTCCACTTATTGCGCGATGTGTTCACaaagaaatataataatatcgatgTTCACATGGGTTGAATTTCGGATAAAGTAACGGTATGTCTGCTACTGTTTCTGAGAgcgaatgattttttatacgaGCAACGTGTCTTTAGAATATGcatacaaaatatatacattgtatGTAGATTACGGAATTACGACTGAAATTCTGACTCAAAAATTACGGTGTACACTAAGTCCCAAGGtgatgaatttgtttacaaaggTAGAGGAGTATCAAATCAATTTTAGTACagattattacattatttacttATACTTATGAAAAA includes the following:
- the LOC124220213 gene encoding transmembrane protein 47 isoform X1, whose product is MIMYTAADNRMGQNEIAQVIAFVCGVIVILLMIMGLASTDWLMALGWRQGLFAHCIEDGAPTPLPFHMTTPAGCYQARDVGYIKAAAALCVVCLLADIAATILTGLGLRSQDHRDKHKYYLFAVFCMGLALAALLIALVVYPVCFAAELNHGNRTMWEFGWAYGVGWGAAIFLFGGAVLLLCDKESEEIYYKERKIVRDDIGGGGGSMIGVGHHGVRSGTQLA
- the LOC124220213 gene encoding transmembrane protein 47 isoform X2; its protein translation is MAQTTTIETVTITRPLKVIAFVCGVIVILLMIMGLASTDWLMALGWRQGLFAHCIEDGAPTPLPFHMTTPAGCYQARDVGYIKAAAALCVVCLLADIAATILTGLGLRSQDHRDKHKYYLFAVFCMGLALAALLIALVVYPVCFAAELNHGNRTMWEFGWAYGVGWGAAIFLFGGAVLLLCDKESEEIYYKERKIVRDDIGGGGGSMIGVGHHGVRSGTQLA